The following proteins come from a genomic window of Triticum aestivum cultivar Chinese Spring chromosome 6A, IWGSC CS RefSeq v2.1, whole genome shotgun sequence:
- the LOC123130890 gene encoding 2'-deoxymugineic-acid 2'-dioxygenase: MAAEPLSNGATHLSVPARYILPVHNRPSSSVNGKGALPVVDLGGDDDGRIAEEIVRAGREFGFFQVVNHGVPEEVMGAMMRAAEEFFALPEDEKMAYYSNDGKKLPRFHTSLRNGAGEEVLYWRDCLKLGCHPPDWPDKPRGLGAALEPYTAAVRATARRVLRLAAVGLGLEEEHFDGSLSGGGMMNVNHYPPCPDPSLTLGAGPHRDPGLVTVLMENVGGGLQMLLHGDGDAGGGGMMWVDADAAPGALVLNFGHQMEVVSNGRLRSAEHRVVTSARAARTSLATFVWPEPGCTVAPAPELVLAAGEGPPYKPHSYGEFLGVYLAEGGVKEAAMAHLKH, translated from the coding sequence ATGGCAGCGGAGCCTCTCTCCAATGGCGCCACCCACCTGTCGGTGCCTGCACGCTACATACTCCCGGTGCACAACAGGCCGTCTTCGTCCGTGAATGGCAAGGGGGCGCTGCCTGTGGTTGATCTCGGTGGAGACGACGACGGCAGGATCGCCGAGGAGATCGTCCGTGCAGGGCGGGAGTTCGGTTTCTTCCAGGTGGTCAACCACGGCGTGCCGGAGGAGGTGATGGGCGCCATGATGCGCGCCGCGGAGGAGTTCTTCGCACTGCCGGAGGACGAGAAGATGGCGTACTACTCGAACGACGGCAAGAAGCTCCCGCGGTTCCACACGAGCCTCCGGAACGGCGCCGGCGAGGAGGTCCTGTACTGGCGGGACTGCCTGAAGCTCGGCTGCCACCCGCCGGACTGGCCGGACAAGCcccgcgggctcggggcggcgctggaGCCATACACGGCAGCCGTGAGGGCAACGGCGCGGCGCGTTCTGCGTCTCGCCGCTGTCGGGCTGGGGCTCGAGGAGGAACACTTCGATGGGTCGCTCAGCGGCGGTGGGATGATGAACGTGAACCACTACCCGCCGTGCCCGGATCCGAGCCTCACCCTCGGCGCCGGGCCGCACCGCGACCCCGGCCTCGTCACCGTGCTCATGGAGAACGTCGGCGGCGGCCTACAGATGCTGCTCCACGGCGACGGTGACGCTGGGGGCGGCGGGATGATGTGGGTGGACGCCGACGCCGCGCCGGGGGCGCTGGTCCTCAACTTTGGGCATCAGATGGAGGTGGTGAGCAACGGGCGCCTGCGCAGTGCCGAGCACCGCGTGGTCACCAGCGCGCGCGCCGCGCGGACCTCGCTGGCCACGTTCGTGTGGCCCGAGCCGGGGTGCACTGTCGCGCCGGCGCCGGAGCTGGTGCTGGCCGCAGGCGAGGGGCCTCCATATAAGCCCCACTCCTACGGGGAAtttcttggtgtgtaccttgccgAGGGTGGGGTCAAGGAAGCCGCCATGGCGCATCTCAAGCACTGA
- the LOC123129670 gene encoding 2'-deoxymugineic-acid 2'-dioxygenase-like: MAAEPLSNGAAHQSVPGRYILPVHQRPSYSGNGKVAPPMLPVVDLGGDDDGRIAEEIIRAGREFGFFQVVNHGVPEEVMGAMMRAAEEFFGLPADEKMAYYSTDGKQLPRFHTSVRNGAGEEFLYWRDCLKLGCHPPEWPDNPRGLGAALEPYTAAVMAAARRVLRLAAVGLGLCEEHFEGPLSGGAMMNVNHYPPCPDPSLTLGIAPHCDPGLVTVLMENVGGGLQMLLHDDGDAGGGGTMWVDVDAAPGGLVLNFGHQMEVVSNGRLRSGEHRVVTGARVARTSLASFVWPELWCTVAPAQELVLAPGKGPLYRPYSYGEFLGVYVAEAGDRDAIMAHFKH, translated from the coding sequence ATGGCAGCGGAGCCTCTCTCCAATGGCGCCGCCCACCAGTCAGTGCCTGGACGCTACATACTCCCCGTGCACCAGAGGCCGTCTTATTCCGGGAATGGCAAGGTGGCGCCGCCGATGCTGCCTGTAGTTGATCTCGGCGGAGACGATGACGGCAGGATCGCCGAGGAGATCATCCGCGCGGGGCGGGAGTTCGGTTTCTTCCAGGTGGTCAACCACGGCGTGCCGGAGGAGGTAATGGGCGCCATGATGCGCGCGGCCGAGGAGTTCTTTGGACTGCCGGCGGATGAGAAGATGGCGTACTACTCGACCGACGGCAAGCAGCTCCCGCGGTTCCACACGAGCGTCCGGAACGGCGCCGGCGAGGAGTTCCTGTACTGGCGGGACTGCCTCAAGCTCGGCTGCCACCCGCCGGAGTGGCCGGACAACCcgcgcgggctcggggcggcgctggaGCCGTACACGGCGGCCGTGATGGCAGCGGCGCGGCGCGTTCTGCGCCTCGCCGCCGTCGGGCTGGGGCTCTGCGAGGAGCACTTCGAGGGGCCGCTCAGCGGCGGCGCGATGATGAACGTGAACCACTACCCGCCGTGCCCGGACCCGAGCCTCACCCTCGGCATCGCGCCGCACTGCGACCCCGGCCTCGTCACCGTGCTCATGGAGAACGTCGGCGGTGGCCTGCAGATGCTGCTCCACGACGACGGCGACGCAGGCGGCGGAGGAACGATGTGGGTGGACGTGGACGCCGCGCCGGGGGGGCTGGTCCTCAATTTTGGGCATCAGATGGAGGTGGTCAGCAACGGGCGCCTGCGCAGTGGCGAGCACCGCGTCGTCACCGGCGCGCGCGTCGCGCGGACCTCGCTGGCCTCGTTCGTGTGGCCCGAGCTTTGGTGCACCGTCGCGCCGGCGCAGGAGCTGGTACTGGCCCCAGGCAAGGGGCCTCTGTACAGGCCCTACTCCTACGGCGAATTTCTCGGTGTGTACGTCGCCGAGGCTGGGGACAGGGACGCCATCATGGCGCATTTCAAGCACTGA